A part of Chanodichthys erythropterus isolate Z2021 chromosome 4, ASM2448905v1, whole genome shotgun sequence genomic DNA contains:
- the LOC137019296 gene encoding uncharacterized protein, with protein MADLSDICYSDLSSPDREAVETLLPGIHRSTARYSVPHITLAPGTGKRPRHPASESRVRCSFSDGVHQTHGQSCPTIIMCSKCNMYSLALSVSSETYTCDKCRDIVRLTERISELETRIQTLIEDSENERALDTALDATSLVNTTHSVPVVEATQQANWVTVRRHNGKNKHHSSVPIRTSNRFSPLSDAPTENPVESALVIGDSITRNVKIETPATIVTCLPGARAPDIKANLKVLANAKRKYSKIIIHVGTNDVRLRQSEITKINIKEVCELANSMSAKVICSGPLPVRRSDEIVSRLSSLNGWLSKWCAQNNIGFIDNWKSFWGRPDLLKRDGIHPSRDGAALLSRNLANSLRAET; from the coding sequence atggcggatttatccgatatatgttattctgatctgtcctcgccagatcgggaagctgtggagacgttgctgcccggcattcatcgatccaccgcgaggtacagcgtcccgcacatcaccctcgccccaggcaccggcaagcgaccgagacatccagccagcgagtcccgtgtgcgttgcagtttttcggacggcgttcatcaaacacacggtcagtcatgtccgacgattatcatgtgtagtaaatgcaacatgtacagcttagctctttctgtcagcagtgagacttacacatgtgataaatgcagggatattgtcaggctgacagagagaatctcagaattagagacacgcatccaaactttaattgaggatagtgagaatgaaagggccttagatactgctttggatgcgactagcctagtaaacactacacattcggttccggttgtagaagccacgcagcaggctaactgggtgactgtgaggcggcataatggcaagaacaaacaccactcttccgttccgattagaacatcaaacaggttctccccactcagtgacgcacccactgagaatcctgttgaaagtgccctagtaattggcgattctattacacggaacgtgaaaatagagacaccagccaccatagtcacatgtttgccgggggccagagcacctgacatcaaagcaaatttaaaagtgctggctaatgctaaacgtaaatattctaaaatcattatccacgtcggcacaaatgatgttcgacttcgccagtcggagatcactaaaattaacattaaagaggtgtgtgaactcgcaaattcaatgtcagcaaaagtaatttgttctggccctcttcctgttcgtcggagtgatgagatagttagcaggttatcatcactcaatggctggctgtctaagtggtgtgcgcagaataatataggtttcatagacaattggaaaagcttttggggcagacctgatctgttgaaaagagatggtattcatccctcccgggatggtgctgctcttctctctagaaatttggcaaatagtcttagagctgaaacatga